The Micromonospora sp. M71_S20 genome has a window encoding:
- a CDS encoding TraR/DksA C4-type zinc finger protein, with product MLVHDTIGTGRSQAEIDQIRRSLQARYDELSAEYEQAVLQSQVLRLVEVGDTAGDDQADSGTKTAERDTAQSLLRTILDRRAQYEHALTRLEEGTYGFCEGCTSAIPVERLEIFPSATTCVQCKQNRERRAA from the coding sequence ATGCTCGTCCACGACACGATCGGTACGGGCCGATCCCAGGCGGAGATCGACCAGATCCGGCGCTCCCTGCAGGCCCGCTACGACGAGCTGTCCGCGGAGTACGAGCAGGCGGTGCTCCAGAGCCAGGTGCTGCGGCTGGTGGAGGTGGGTGACACCGCCGGCGACGACCAGGCCGACAGCGGCACCAAGACGGCGGAGCGGGACACCGCGCAGTCCCTGCTGCGGACCATCCTCGACCGCCGCGCCCAGTACGAGCACGCCCTCACCCGGCTGGAGGAGGGCACCTACGGTTTCTGCGAGGGCTGCACCTCGGCGATCCCCGTCGAGCGGCTGGAGATCTTCCCCTCCGCCACCACCTGCGTGCAGTGCAAGCAGAACCGGGAGCGTCGGGCGGCCTGA